A DNA window from Bombus huntii isolate Logan2020A chromosome 10, iyBomHunt1.1, whole genome shotgun sequence contains the following coding sequences:
- the LOC126870584 gene encoding uncharacterized protein LOC126870584: protein MTSEDQLISLRRRRGYCSGRFTYVSNRLDEYEQSERQQNSLLTNYEKQLTEAASQFEAIQLELEVLDEEEQARGFEIRNQYVAVDIKLQNLLRNAQAASPSTSINLPTCASSASLNPIAIKLPDLRLPTFDGSLEKWNTFYDTFSSTIDKNPSLTDVQKFHYLQSALQGEAADCLNALPLSNVNYSQAIAVLKESFECPRYTAFSHCMAIIDYPRITKESPTELRRLVHTFKQHIYALNKLGESYPDTSAMLNSLILSKIPLSIQKQWEMTLPNNEVPPYIHLLNFLERLARSSRPTTTVKQTRESPEQTTPVRQRAP, encoded by the coding sequence ATGACAAGCGAAGACCAACTCATCTCCCTGCGTCGGAGACGAGGCTATTGTAGCGGCCGATTCACATACGTATCGAACCGACTGGACGAGTACGAGCAATCCGAGCGTCAGCAAAACTCCTTGTTAACGAACTACGAGAAACAACTGACCGAAGCTGCGAGTCAATTCGAAGCGATCCAACTCGAGTTAGAAGTATTAGACGAGGAGGAACAAGCGCGCGGCTTCGAAATAAGGAATCAGTACGTCGCGGTAGACATAAAGCTACAAAATCTTCTGAGGAACGCGCAAGCAGCATCGCCGTCGACATCCATAAACCTTCCAACCTGTGCATCATCCGCAAGTTTAAATCCGATAGCCATTAAATTACCAGATCTTCGGCTCCCTACTTTTGACGGAAGCTTAGAGAAATGGAACACGTTTTATGATACCTTTTCTTCCACAATCGATAAAAATCCTAGTCTCACGGATGTACAGAAATTCCATTACCTGCAGTCCGCCCTGCAAGGAGAAGCAGCCGATTGTTTAAACGCGTTACCCCTTAGTAATGTAAACTACAGTCAGGCTATAGCCGTTCTCAAGGAGAGTTTCGAATGTCCACGATACACAGCTTTCAGTCATTGCATGGCAATAATTGATTATCCAAGGATAACCAAAGAATCTCCAACGGAATTAAGGCGCTTAGTCCACACATTTAAACAACACATATATGCATTGAACAAATTAGGAGAATCCTACCCCGATACCAGTGCTATGCTCAACAGCCTCATCCTCTCGAAAATACCACTAAGTATCCAAAAACAATGGGAAATGACGCTGCCCAATAACGAGGTGCCTCCGTACATTCATTTACTAAACTTCCTAGAGAGATTAGCACGAAGCTCCAGACCGACCACCACGGTCAAACAAACAAGAGAATCACCGGAACAAACTACTCCGGTCCGTCAACGCGCACCATGA